The Desulfuromonas versatilis genome has a segment encoding these proteins:
- a CDS encoding B12-binding domain-containing radical SAM protein, producing MRILLVNPPNCGRSIPEERYGIDSLKQIFRGEPLALETLAGNLHGHEVRIVDLKVEPEALPDELAGFAPELVGFTAMTCEANSVLRLARQVKENCNARVVVGGVHASNDPQFFNRPEIDFVVVGLGKQSLRQLVDTLETAGDSAAIPGIAATAPGRALTWPARSYSRQDLVQERPPAYGLVERYRPHYTLQSLGLEMGFVASAFGCPFDCSFCCIAPVTGGRYLTAGIDTILRDIGQLEQTPVIRLVDANTFGNPQHARRLAEAIRAAGIRKHFLADVRSDTVVRHPELLRLWKEIGLRAVVIGFEEVSDVALDGLNKANSAAVNSEAIRILHQIGLTIVGDFIISPDYDEAQFDALEAYVADNPVDLPMYTVLTPLPGTPLYAGMRERITIHDLDYYTLTNAVVPTRLEERIFYQRYAALLKAGHAHAKL from the coding sequence ATGCGCATTCTCCTGGTCAACCCTCCCAACTGCGGCCGCAGCATCCCCGAGGAACGCTACGGGATCGATTCGCTGAAGCAGATTTTCCGAGGAGAGCCCCTCGCCCTGGAAACCCTGGCCGGCAATCTGCACGGCCACGAGGTGCGGATCGTCGATCTGAAGGTGGAGCCGGAGGCGCTGCCCGACGAACTGGCCGGCTTCGCCCCCGAGCTGGTCGGTTTCACGGCCATGACCTGCGAGGCCAACAGCGTCCTGCGCCTGGCGCGGCAGGTCAAAGAGAACTGCAATGCCCGGGTGGTGGTGGGCGGGGTGCACGCCTCCAACGATCCGCAATTCTTCAACCGCCCGGAAATCGACTTCGTGGTTGTCGGTCTCGGCAAGCAGAGCCTGCGCCAACTGGTCGACACCCTGGAGACGGCGGGCGACTCCGCGGCGATCCCCGGGATCGCCGCAACCGCCCCGGGCCGCGCCCTGACCTGGCCCGCACGCTCCTACAGCCGGCAGGACCTGGTTCAGGAGCGCCCCCCCGCCTACGGGCTGGTCGAACGTTACCGCCCCCACTACACCCTGCAGAGCCTCGGCCTGGAGATGGGGTTCGTCGCCTCGGCCTTCGGTTGCCCCTTCGACTGCTCCTTCTGCTGCATCGCCCCGGTCACCGGCGGCCGTTACCTCACCGCGGGGATCGATACCATTCTGCGCGACATCGGCCAACTGGAGCAGACCCCGGTGATCCGCCTGGTGGATGCCAACACCTTCGGCAATCCCCAGCACGCCCGCCGCCTGGCCGAAGCGATCCGGGCGGCGGGCATCCGCAAGCATTTTCTCGCCGACGTGCGCTCCGACACCGTGGTGCGCCATCCCGAACTGCTGCGGCTGTGGAAAGAGATCGGCCTGCGCGCGGTGGTCATCGGCTTCGAGGAAGTGAGTGACGTGGCCCTCGACGGACTGAACAAGGCCAACTCCGCAGCCGTCAACAGCGAAGCGATCCGGATTCTGCACCAGATCGGCCTGACCATCGTCGGCGATTTCATCATTTCGCCCGATTACGACGAAGCCCAGTTCGACGCGCTGGAAGCCTACGTGGCGGATAATCCCGTCGACCTGCCCATGTACACGGTGCTGACCCCCCTGCCCGGCACCCCCCTGTATGCCGGCATGCGTGAGCGCATCACCATCCACGATCTCGATTACTACACCCTGACCAACGCCGTGGTCCCCACCAGGCTTGAGGAGCGCATCTTCTACCAGAGGTATGCTGCGCTGCTCAAGGCCGGCCACGCCCATGCCAAGCTGTAG
- a CDS encoding pyridoxamine 5'-phosphate oxidase family protein, with translation MDFKQLAVLLEAAGRITTLSTVDEAGAPNAAVFGSVHLLGENTLALAMGENRSLHNLRSNPRAVLLVALPGPQVLSWRGARVYLELAGTATSGPLLEGMVKQVAEQAGSMAARMIRCAVTFRITAMRPLIDFPGAGPGG, from the coding sequence ATGGATTTCAAACAGCTTGCGGTCCTGCTCGAGGCGGCTGGCCGCATCACCACCCTGAGCACTGTGGATGAAGCGGGGGCCCCCAACGCGGCCGTATTCGGCTCGGTGCACCTGCTTGGCGAAAACACCCTGGCCCTGGCCATGGGGGAGAACAGGTCCCTGCATAATCTGCGCAGCAATCCCCGCGCGGTACTGCTGGTCGCCCTCCCCGGCCCCCAGGTGCTGAGCTGGCGGGGGGCGCGAGTCTACCTGGAGCTGGCGGGGACGGCAACCTCCGGCCCGCTGCTGGAGGGCATGGTCAAGCAGGTGGCCGAGCAGGCCGGAAGCATGGCCGCCCGGATGATCCGCTGCGCGGTCACCTTCAGGATCACCGCCATGCGCCCGCTGATCGATTTTCCCGGTGCCGGGCCAGGAGGATGA
- a CDS encoding alpha/beta hydrolase: MPRLLPLLGLVSVLSWGCAIPESLLFATDRELRFNPAIARLGFEEILFPAEDGTLLYGWYLPGQAGQPLVLFFQGTATNLSHQYPNLAALQQRGLHVFIFDYRGAGHSRGTASELGIYRDARGALEYLEGRGWQPARMIYFGRSLGAAVALELAVERPPAGVILESPFTSLVELIRHHHPRVVQLMPWLFAEHFPSRDRIARLRSPLLIIQGDQDQVVPQAMARSLFDRAPLPKTLAIVPGAGHGDPFLVGGEGYWATWQSFLHQCLPPQAPGMLGQFPPDPGR; this comes from the coding sequence TTGCCCCGGCTGCTTCCGCTGCTGGGGCTGGTCTCGGTGCTGAGCTGGGGTTGCGCCATCCCGGAAAGCCTCCTCTTTGCCACCGACCGGGAGCTGCGCTTCAACCCCGCCATCGCCCGGCTCGGCTTCGAGGAAATCCTGTTCCCCGCCGAGGACGGCACCCTGCTCTACGGCTGGTATCTGCCGGGGCAGGCCGGCCAACCCCTGGTGTTGTTCTTCCAGGGGACCGCGACCAACCTATCCCATCAGTATCCGAACCTCGCCGCCTTGCAGCAGCGGGGGCTGCACGTGTTCATCTTCGACTACCGCGGAGCCGGACACAGCCGTGGCACCGCCAGCGAACTGGGGATCTACCGGGACGCCCGGGGCGCCCTGGAGTACCTCGAGGGCCGAGGCTGGCAGCCGGCCCGGATGATCTACTTCGGCCGCTCTCTCGGCGCGGCGGTGGCCCTGGAGCTGGCCGTGGAGCGCCCCCCCGCGGGGGTTATCCTGGAGAGTCCCTTCACCTCACTGGTGGAGCTGATCCGGCACCACCACCCCCGGGTGGTGCAGCTGATGCCCTGGTTGTTCGCCGAACATTTTCCTAGCCGGGATCGGATAGCCCGGCTGCGCTCCCCGCTGCTGATTATCCAGGGAGACCAGGACCAGGTGGTCCCCCAGGCCATGGCCCGTTCGCTGTTTGACCGAGCGCCGCTGCCCAAAACACTGGCGATCGTGCCCGGGGCCGGACACGGCGATCCCTTCCTGGTGGGGGGGGAGGGCTACTGGGCGACCTGGCAGAGCTTCCTCCACCAGTGCCTCCCCCCGCAGGCCCCCGGGATGCTGGGCCAGTTCCCCCCCGATCCGGGTCGCTGA